The following proteins are co-located in the Mus pahari chromosome 14, PAHARI_EIJ_v1.1, whole genome shotgun sequence genome:
- the Cryba1 gene encoding beta-crystallin A3, with protein METQTVQRELETLPTTKMAQTNPMPGSLGSWKITIYDQENFQGKRMEFTNSCPNVSERSFDNVRSLKVECGAWIGYEHTSFCGQQFILERGEYPRWDAWSGSNAYHIERLMSFRPICSANHKESKITIFEKENFIGRRWEICDDYPSLQAMGWFNNEVGSMKIQCGAWVCYQYPGYRGYQYILECDHHGGDYKHWREWGSHAQTSQIQSIRRIQQ; from the exons ATGGAGACCCAGACTGTGCAGCGGGAGCTGG AAACTCTTCCAACCACCAAGATGGCTCAGACCAACCCTATGCCAGGGTCCTTGGGGTCATGGAAG ATAACCATCTACGATCAGGAGAACTTCCAGGGCAAGAGGATGGAGTTCACCAACTCCTGCCCAAATGTCTCTGAACGTAGTTTTGATAATGTCCGGTCACTTAAGGTGGAGTGTGGCGC CTGGATTGGTTATGAACACACCAGCTTCTGCGGACAACAGTTCATCCTGGAAAGGGGAGAATACCCTCGATGGGATGCCTGGAGCGGGAGCAATGCCTATCATATTGAGCGTCTCATGTCCTTCCGACCCATCTGTTCCGCT AATCATAAAGAGTCTAAGATTACCATCTTTGAGAAAGAGAACTTTATTGGACGCCGGTGGGAGATCTGTGATGACTACCCTTCCTTGCAAGCCATGGGTTGGTTCAACAATGAAGTTGGTTCCATGAAGATACAATGTGGGGC TTGGGTTTGCTACCAGTATCCTGGATATCGTGGTTATCAGTATATCTTGGAATGTGACCATCATGGAGGAGACTACAAACATTGGCGAGAGTGGGGATCTCACGCCCAGACTTCCCAGATCCAATCAATTCGCCGAATACAACAATAG